In the Gossypium raimondii isolate GPD5lz chromosome 9, ASM2569854v1, whole genome shotgun sequence genome, one interval contains:
- the LOC105797698 gene encoding uncharacterized protein LOC105797698, whose translation MNHLFRDCHVTREIWSALSYQCILRNQCEDFVQWITWAMEELSLDQSRVFCCALWAIWGDRNKRIHEGKVRKGMKVANFINSYISEINGLEKRDLNRTVGKKRWSSPQASFMKINFDGAFDRGKNQSGVGIVARDSDGNILFSCSEIHFNIPSAFAAEAIACRKAVQMGIRRGWRHLIFEGDSLTIVKKCKSKSQDRSMVGVYIYDIQQEIFGFDNIRFQHTPRFANGLAHIIATESLRRGEEYYLDRGVPDYATDQARLDGRCEED comes from the coding sequence ATGAATCATTTATTTCGTGACTGTCATGTTACAAGGGAGATATGGAGTGCATTATCGTATCAGTGCATTTTAAGGAATCAATGTGAGGATTTTGTACAGTGGATTACCTGGGCAATGGAGGAGCTCAGCCTTGATCAAAGTCGCGTTTTTTGTTGTGCACTCTGGGCAATATGGGGAGATAGAAACAAAAGAATACATGAAGGTAAAGTTAGAAAGGGAATGAAAGTTGCTAATTTTATAAACAGTTACATCAGTGAGATTAATGGTCTTGAGAAGAGAGATCTGAATCGTACCGTAGGAAAAAAGAGATGGTCGTCCCCACAAGCAAGTTTCATGAAGATCAACTTTGATGGTGCATTCGATAGAGGGAAAAATCAGTCGGGCGTGGGTATTGTGGCCAGAGATTCAGATGGTAATATTCTTTTCTCATGTTCAGAGattcattttaatattccaTCAGCTTTTGCTGCTGAAGCGATTGCCTGCCGGAAAGCTGTTCAAATGGGAATCAGGAGGGGATGGCGGCATTTGATTTTTGAAGGAGACTCCCTCACAATAGTCAAGAAATGCAAATCAAAGAGTCAAGATAGATCTATGGTGGGGGTATATATTTATGACATTCAACAGGAAATATTTGGATTTGATAATATCAGATTCCAACATACACCTAGATTCGCAAATGGTCTTGCTCATATCATAGCAACAGAATCGTTAAGAAGAGGAGAAGAATATTACCTGGATAGGGGAGTTCCAGACTATGCCACGGATCAAGCTCGGCTGGATGGGAGATGTGAAGAAGATTAA
- the LOC105799602 gene encoding calcium-dependent protein kinase 26, translating to MGNNCFKTISNSICGPSEEEKEKEKEEVPNVTAESESKEKGASDVQNQPPEEIKIVKEGTDQREQEGKSKEETQMQQSKCELQRLDSKPAQVSTQVTPQTAIKNEEEHKVEPKKPPRRPHNVKRQSCAGLKIDSVLQTKTGHLKEYYSLGTKVGNGQFGTTFVCVEKGTGNKFACKSIAKRKLATLDDVEDVRREIQIMHHMSWHPNVVTIKGAYEDPMAVHVVMDLCAGGELFDRIVKRGHYSERKAAELARVIVGFVEACHSMGVMHRDLKPENFLFVNDEEDSPLKAIDFGLSIFFKPGDTFSVVVGSPYYVAPEVLNKCYGPEADVWSAGVIIYILLCGVPPFWGETEEEIFDEVLNGEPDFTSDPWPSISESAKDLLAKMLVRNPRKRITAHEVLRHSWVQADGVAPDSPLDSLVLGRMKQFSSMNKLKKMALRVIAQRLSQEEIAGLKEMFKMIDTDNSGQITFEELKAGLQSFGASLPESEFQALMQAADVNNSGSIDYQEFIAATLHLNMIQNEDNVMAAFSYFDRDGSGYITLDELQKACQEFGIKDIRMDEMMREVDQDNDGRIDYNEFVAMMQKGNPEVGKRGREGKGLSIGFREALPGS from the exons ATGGgaaataattgttttaaaacaaTCTCAAATTCCATTTGTGGACCATctgaagaagaaaaggagaaagaaaaagaagaggttCCAAATGTAACTGCTGAGtcagaaagtaaagaaaaaggagCTTCTGATGTTCAGAACCAGCCCCCTGAAGAAATAAAGATTGTTAAGGAAGGGACAGATCAAAGGGAACAAGAAGGGAAATCTAAAGAAGAAACCCAAATGCAACAATCGAAGTGTGAGCTTCAAAGACTTGATTCCAAACCAGCACAGGTATCAACACAGGTAACACCACAGACTGCTATAAAGAACGAGGAAGAGCATAAGGTTGAGCCTAAAAAACCACCAAGGAGACCCCATAATGTTAAGAGGCAGTCATGCGCAGGACTGAAGATAGATTCAGTGTTACAGACCAAAACAGGTCATTTGAAGGAATACTATAGCTTGGGGACCAAGGTAGGGAATGGACAGTTTGGGACAACTTTTGTATGTGTGGAGAAAGGTACTGGGAATAAGTTTGCTTGCAAATCGATTGCTAAAAGGAAACTGGCAACTCTAGATGATGTTGAAGACGTGCGAAGGGAAATTCAGATAATGCATCACATGTCATGGCACCCTAATGTTGTGACCATCAAAGGGGCTTATGAAGATCCCATGGCGGTTCATGTTGTCATGGATTTGTGTGCAGGGGGGGAACTCTTTGATAGGATTGTTAAGAGAGGGCATTATTCTGAAAGGAAGGCGGCAGAATTAGCAAGGGTCATTGTTGGTTTTGTTGAAGCCTGTCATTCCATGGGTGTAATGCATAGGGATCTTAAgcctgaaaattttctttttgtcaatGACGAGGAGGATTCACCTCTTAAAGCCATTGATTTTGGATTATCAATATTCTTCAAGCCTG GGGATACCTTTTCTGTTGTGGTTGGAAGCCCATACTATGTAGCACCTGAGGTTTTAAACAAGTGTTACGGTCCAGAAGCTGATGTGTGGAGTGCTGGGGTGATCATCTACATTCTCCTGTGTGGGGTGCCTCCATTTTGGGGTG AAACGGAAGAAGAAATATTTGATGAGGTTTTGAATGGTGAACCTGACTTCACATCTGATCCTTGGCCTAGTATATCTGAAAGTGCGAAAGATCTATTAGCAAAAATGCTTGTTAGAAACCCCAGGAAGCGGATAACTGCACACGAAGTACTAC GACACAGTTGGGTTCAGGCTGATGGGGTGGCACCGGACAGCCCACTTGATTCTTTAGTCCTAGGACGCATGAAGCAATTTTCTTCAATGAACAAGCTCAAGAAAATGGCCTTAAGA gtcATTGCACAAAGGCTTTCTCAAGAAGAAATAGCGGGATTGAAGGAAATGTTTAAGATGATAGACACGGATAATAGTGGTCAAATCACGTTTGAAGAACTCAAAGCTGGATTGCAAAGCTTTGGTGCTAGTCTTCCTGAATCAGAATTTCAAGCTCTAATGCAGGCT GCGGACGTAAATAACAGTGGTTCAATCGATTATCAGGAGTTCATAGCTGCAACGTTGCATCTAAATATGATCCAGAATGAAGATAATGTGATGGCTGCCTTCTCGTATTTCGACAGAGACGGCAGTGGTTACATCACTCTAGATGAGCTTCAAAAAGCTTGTCAAGAGTTTGGCATCAAGGATATCCGCATGGATGAAATGATGCGTGAAGTCGATCAGGACAAT GACGGCCGGATAGATTACAACGAATTTGTAGCGATGATGCAGAAAGGGAATCCTGAAGTTGGTAAGAGGGGTCGTGAGGGTAAGGGTTTGAGCATTGGATTTAGGGAGGCATTGCCAGGTTCTTGA